The genomic segment CTGGAAGCAGTCATTATGAAAGCCTTGGAATACGAGATGGATAAGCGCTTTTCCTCGGCCGAAGAGATGAAGGCGGCCATAATAAAAGCTCTGGGCGGCAGAAAGCCCCTGACAGTACCAATATTCCAGAAGGAAGAGGTCCAGGAAGTTAAACCCCTCTGGGTTTTCCAGTGTGAGGATGAAGTTCGCTCTTCCCCTGCAGTAGCTGCTGGTGCTGTCTACATCGGCTCTTACGATTACAATCTCTATGCCCTGGATGCCACAACAGGCAAAATGCTCTGGAAATACCCCACCAAAGGGGGTGTGGTTTCCACGCCCTTCCTTTGGAGGAGGATGGTTTTCTTCGGTTCAGAAGACGGCAACCTCTATGCCCTTGACCTCTCTTCCGGGCGAACATTATGGGTTTTCTCCACCGCAGGTAAAGTCCGGTCTTCCCCCAAAGTCTACGGAGAGCTCGTATTTTTCGGTTCCGATGATGGCAATTTCTACGCTGTGGAGGCAACTTCAGGCAGGCTGAAATGGTTTTTCACTACCGGAGCAGCGATAAGGTCCTCCCCGGCCCTGTTTCAGGATAGGATAATTTTCGGCTCAGATGACGGCTTCATTTACGCCCTGAAAGTGGCCGATGGCTACCCCATCTGGCGTCACTATTGTGGGAGGAGGGTGGTTTCCTCGCCTGTGGTTTCTGAAAACCTCTTCTTTATCGGAGGCTTTGATTTTTACGTCTATGCCTTCAATGCCCTATCGGGGTGGGTAGTGTGGCGCTACAAGACCCGAAAACCCGTTGTTTCCACACCCGCTGTGGTTGAAAATACCGTCTATATCGGCTCTGCGGACGGCCACCTCTATGCCTTCAGAGCGGAAGACGGCAAGCTCCTCTGGAAATACGCTACCGGTGATCAAGTTGTCTCCTCCCCGAAGGTGGAAGAAGAAAGGGTTTACTTCGGTTCTGTAGATGGTTTTGTATATTGCCTGAGCGCTTCAAAAGGGGAGTTGCTCTGGCGCTTCCTAACCGGAGGGCCAGTAGTTTCTTCAGCCGCTCTGGCAGGAGGTGTGGTATACATAGGTTCCTGCGACGGCAAACTTTACGCTTTGCCTTCTATCCCTTCCCAAGGAGTTTAAAAAGTGGCGGAAAGATTCAGGCCCGATTATTACCAGACACTGGAAGTATCACCTTTCGCCTCTCAGGAAGAAATAGAGAGGGCTTACAGGCGTCTGGTGAAGGAGTACCATCCTGATGTCCTCAAGGCCTTTAAAACCGCCTTCCTCTTTCGCCAGCTTCAGGAGGCCTATGAGGTCCTCAGGGATCCCGAACGCCGTAAGGTTTACGACGAATGGCTTAAATCTCAAGGCCTTTACCCCGAAAGAATCTTCTGGGTTGAAGTTCTTCTAAGCCATAGGGCTTTGCCCCCGTTGTCCGAAGCTCAGGCCTGGTACGTCCTTTTCACCCTGCACGCTGAAAGCAATCATGTGGTACCGCCAAAGCCCATCAATCTCTGTTTGCTCATAGATACAAGCACTTCCATGAAAGGACCGAAGCTGGAAAGTGCCGTTAAAGCCGCTGAACTGGTCCTGCGAAACTTGAAGAAAGAAGACACTTTAGCAGTGGTTAGCTTCAACGATAGAGCAACGGTGGTCCTGCCGGCCTCCCATCAATATGACCCCAGGAAGGCCCTTTCTTTACTGAAGAAAATGAAAGCCGAGGGGGGCACGGAGATGTCCTACGGTATTTCTGCCGGCCTTTCGGAGCTTTCCAGAGCTGGCAAAACAAAGGAAAACATAAACCACATGATCCTTCTTACCGACGGTAACACTTACGGCGATGAGGAAGAGTGTATAAGGCTTGCCAGAGAAGCTAAAGCCAGAGGGATATCAATAACGACCATTGGCCTTGGCACGGCCTGGAACGAAGAGCTTCTGGAAACCATAGCCCAAGCAAGTGGGGGAATGAGCCTTTACATCCCTGGGCCTAAAGAGTTACCCAGAGCCTTTCAGGAGAGGGTTGAAGCTTTAGCCAGGGCTCTTTCCTCCTTCTTCGGGAAAATTGAAACCTCACATGTATCATTGAAAGGCTTGTTCCGCCTGGACCCTCAAACGAGCAGGGTGACGGTGGACGATAGCCCCTTCTTCCTGGGCCCCTTCAGTGGGTCAATCCGCCTGCTGGCAGAGCTCGTGGTGCCACCGCTCCCGGTTGGAGAGCATTCCGTCCTCAGGTGGGAATTTACGGATGTAAAAGGTGAATTCTCAGCCCGTGGAGAGATTTTCCTCGCCATACTGGAGGGAACCGGAGAGCAGGCGATACCCCATGAAATCCTCACAGCAGCCGGGCAGGTAGCTATTTTCAAGCTCAGGGAAAAGGCATGGCAGGAAATAAAAACGGGGAAAACGGCAAAAGCAAGCGGCAGTCTCCTGCTCCTGGCCAGGCGCCTGGAAAGCATAGGGGAAAAAGAGCTGGCCCTCCTGGCCCGAAAGGAAGCCCAGATGCTTCCTGAAGTGGGAGGCCTCTCGCCTGAGGGACGCAAAAGGCTTTACTACGGCACAAGGCTTTTAGCTCTAAAGCCCCCGGAGGAGAAATGATCCGTTGCCCTGCCTGCGGAGCAGAGAATTTGCCCAATACCCTTTTCTGCGAAGAATGCGGTGAACCCCTTATGCACGGGGGGAAACTCAGCGTCAGGATAGTTTCCCTGACGGAAGGATGGGAGGTAAAATTGCCAATAGAAAGTGAGATAATCATCGGCAGAGCGGACCCGTCAGCGGGTTTCAGGCCCCATCTTGATTTATCCGATAGGGGAGGGCTTGAAAAAGGGGTTTCCAGAAGACACCTTCGCCTTTTTCGGCAGGGCAAAAGGGTTTATGCTGAAGACCTGGGCAGTTATAACGGCTCCTTCATCAATAACAGCCGCCTTCTGCCCTTTGCCCCTCAAGTCATCGCTTCAGGGGATGAGCTGCGCCTGGGAGGAGAAATCTTGAAAATTTATCTGGAGGAGGGGTGAGAGCTATGGCCTATACCGTGGTAATCCACCTGGTTGGGGAGGAACCAATAATGGCGGAAATGGAAAAACTGCCTGATCCATCAGATAACTGCGTTATCTGTACTGGTGTCCGCAGAAGGGATGGGAAACCTGTGGAGTACGTGGAAGCCAATGTAGATATAGTCATATTTCCTTGGCACAGGATAAGCGTCATAGAAGTTCTGCCTTCAGTGGAAGAGGAAGTGGTGGAATTTTTCAGGGAATAGAGAGGCGGAAGCCGTGTCCCCTCACCGTTTCAATGAATTTTGTATCGGGGTCAAGGGAAGCCAGGCGCTCCCTAAGCCTGTGGACGACGGCATCTATAGCCTGGTCTGTTATGCCACCTCTGGCTTCTGGCCAGAGGGTTTGGGCTATTTCTTCGCGCGTAACGACACGCCCTGAGGCATCGTATAAAAGTTCCAGAAGGCGAAACTGAAGAGGTGAAAGGGGTGGGGTTAATTCCTTACCCTTTACCCATACTTTACGGGAAACTTTATCTAACCTTAAAAGAGGTTCGCTTTCAATGGTAACAGGTGCAGTTGCTCCAGCGTCCACGAACAGAAGCTTGAAGGCAAACGCTATAGCTATCTCATCGCCGTCCCTCAAAGTGTGGGGTGCGGACAGGGGAATGCCGTTGACAAAGGTGCCATTTTTGCTTCCCAGATCTTCCAGGACGAAATCTTTTCCCTGGCGAGTTATACGAGCGTGGAAGCGTGAAACCCGGCGGTCAAAGAGGGGGATATCGCAGGACTCGTGGCGACCTATAGTTATCACCTCCTGCTTTAATTCCCAGCGTTTCCCCCGTTCTGGCCCTTCCGTTAAGATTAAAATTGGCCCTTCCCAATGGGCAGGAGGTTCGTAGTCTTCGGACATGTTAGAGCTGGCCAAACCCCTTACCCCTGGAACCATTTTACGCTCCCGTTACAAAATATTGGAACTGATCGGGAGAGGAGGGATGGGCTCGGTTTATAGAGCCGAAGACCTCCTTCTCAGAGGGCGTTTTTGCGCCATCAAGGAAATAATTCCCCACCTCGCTCAGGATCCGAAAGCCATAGAAGAACTGAAAGGTCAATTCTATCAGGAAGCCAGCGTTCTGGCTCGCCTTGACCACCCCAACCTCCCCAAAGTTTCTGATTATTTCACCGAGGGCGATAGAGAGTACCTTGTTATGGATTTTGTCCCTGGTAAGGACCTGAAAACCATTGTAAACGAAGCAAGGGCAGCGGGCAAATTCCTGGATGAAGAGATAGTGCTTAAATGGGCCGAGCAACTTTGCTCTGCCCTGGAATACCTCCATAACCAGAGCCCACCCATCCTTCACCGGGACATAAAACCCTCTAACATAAAACTCACTCCCGCAGGAACTGTTAAACTTGTGGATTTTGGCCTTGTAAAGCTCCTTTACTCCGATGAAGAGAGAACCATAACAGTGCTGGAAGGGAGAGGAACCTTACCTTATACTCCTCTTGAGCAATACGCAGGGGAATCGGGCACAACGGATACCCGCTCAGACATTTACTCGCTCGGGGCAACCCTCTACCATCTCCTTACCGGTCAGCCGCCCCCTGATGCTAAGATGCGTTTCCTGAAGCCGGGATCCCTTATTCCACCCCGGAAGATAAATCCTGCAGTTTCACCCCACGTGGAAAAAGCTATCCTTTGGGCTATGGAGCTCCACCCTGATAACCGCCCACCTGATGTGCGAACTTTCGCCTCTGCCCTCCTGGGCCCATATAAAGGGGAGCCTGGAGAAAAGGAGGAGAAATGGGCTGATGCTCTTATAGCCAACTGGCCCTTTATCCTTCTGGCTTTGCTTCTGACTCTGGTGGCTCTTTTTTTGAGCCTCTCCTTCTGATCATTCCCCCTCCCAGGGCCGCTAAACCCAGCATAAACATAACGGTCCTTATCCCCAGAAAGTCAGCCATGCTTCCGCTGAAAAGCATGATCCCTATTGAAGAGATATTCACCACCAGATATTGAGTGGAGAAAACCCTTCCTCTCAAGTTGGCGGGAGGTCTTTCCTGAAGTAGAGTTTTAGCGGGCACGAAAATCAGAGCCATCCCTGCCCCGCAGGCCATAGCCGAAAGGCTCAAGAAACCAGGGAGTTTTCCTCCAAAAAGGGCCATTGCCGAGATAGAGGCTCCAAGGCCCAGAAGGCCATAGCATATCCAATCCTCATGAACCAGGAAGCGGGAACAGCGGTTCAAAAGAAGTAACCCCACCACAAAGCCTATCCCAACAGGTATCACCACAAGCGGAAATCTTGAAGCATCCCACCCCATCGTCCTGTAGATAAACCCGGGCAGGAGAGTGGAGATAGAAAGCATTATGAGGGTGGTGAGGCTCAACTGAAAGACAGCGGTTCTGGTTAGCCTATCCTTAGCGATCCATTCCCACCCATATTTTAGTTCTTCCCAGAAATTCATCTTTGCCGCAGTAACAGGATCATGGGCCCCCTTAGGGAGAAGGAAAGCATTAATCGCAGCTATAACTGAGAAGACCAGGGCTACGAGGGGGACGTTCTGAAGGCCCAGAAATTTTATGAGCACAGGGCCCAGCAGGAGAGCACCTGTTCCCTGGGCTACAACAGAACTGATCTGGAAAACCGAGTTGGCCCTGATGAGATCCCTGCGCCTGACCAGTGCCGGGAGGAGGGCTGCTTCTGCGGGGGAGATAAACTGGTTTAAAACCGATAGAAAGACATTAACAAGATAGGCAGAAAGCAAAAGCGGGAATCCCTTTAAAAATCGCAGAGCCAGGAAGAAAAGCCCCGCTACTGTGCCCTTGAACAGATGCGCAAGCACCAGAGTTACTCGTCGGTTAAACCTATCCACAAGAGGTCCAGCCACCAGGCTGGCTATGGTTCCAGGCACCGTTATAGTTAAAATAACAACACCTGTTTGGAGGCTGGAGCGGGTTTCAAGCTCTACCAGAACCACCGTATTCAGGTTGAGCGCATAAACTGCTGAAAGGGAGAGGAACTGGGCAGCCAGAAGTCGCGCAAAAGAGATATTTTTAAAAAGCGAAAGAGCTTCTACCATGGCCTGGTTCCTCCAGCTAATGATACCACACCCCGGATAAGGCAGGCAAAGTCTTTTTCCACGAAGGTGGTGAATCTGAGAGCGAAAATCAGGCGAACATAGACTAATCTTGTCCTGGGAAGTGCACTATGGCGGCTGTTATTCCCCGCTTGCCTGACTTGGAAAAGAACCAATCGAAAGACCGGAGGCCTGTCCCCACTAAAGTAGAAGTCCACCGCTGCCGACCTTGTTAAGCACTGCCCTTGAGGAGTCGCGCGGGCAAATCAAGGGCATCTGAGAGCGACCTTGTGAACAACAGTGCCTGAGCTTGATAGAGGCACACTGCTGGATGGCGAGACGTTCTGGAATGGCCGAAGAAAGGGGAGCTTCAGGAAGTTGAAGGAAGTGGAAAATCATGGTATACTTTCCCCAAAAAGAGGAGATGAAGATGAAATGGAGCATCTGGCGGCCTTTCTTTTCCTTTTGGTCCTTTTTCTCTTTGCAGCTAAAGCAATGAGCTGGCTCTTCATAAGGTTGCATCTTCCGGCCATCTTGGGAGAACTTCTTGCCGGAATTATCCTTGGGCCAAGCTTGCTGAATGTGCTTCACCAGCCCTTCTTCAGCCACGAAGAGTTTTTCCCCATAATAATGGCTCTCGCCGAATTAGGTGTAATACTTCTCATGGGAATAGCCGGTATAGAAATTGAGCTGGAAGAATTCCTCAAAACCAGAAAAGTAGCCCTTTTAGCTGGAGCCCTGGGCTTCTTCCTCACCATGACCACAGGGACGGTAATAGCTTACCTGTTCCGTCAACCCTTTATACCCTCTCTTTATCTGGGGCTTACCCTCAGCGTTACCAGTGTGGGCATTTCTGCCCAAACTCTCCTGGAGCTAAAGAGGCTCAATACTCGAGAAGGTATGGGCCTTTTGGGTGCAGCGGTAGTGGATGACATACTGGCTTTGCTCGGGCTGGCAGTCTTTACAAGCCTTATAGTCCAGGCGGGCAACAATTTCAGCGTTGTGTTTTCTTTAGCAAGGGCATTGCTTTACATAGTTGTGGCCTTTTTCCTGGCTCGCTGGCTCATCCCTGCTATCTCCAGATGGGTTCAGCGTCAGCCCCTGGGTGAGAGCATTGCTTCTTTAGCCTTTGTCACTTTCTTTCTTTTCTCGGGAATAGCAGAGGAATGGGGAGGGCTGGCAGCCATCACGGGAGCTTTCATCGCTGGTTTGGGATTCGGAGCATCCCCCATAAGGCATTCTGTAGTGGAAAAACTTCGTCCTATAGCTTACGGCTTTCTGACACCTTTGTTCTTCATCAGTATAGGATTAAGGGCTGATGCACGGGGATTTTCACCTCAAATAGCAGCTTTGTATTTATCGCTTGCCCTGGGAGTGATGCTTTCCAAAATTCTGGGGTGTGGCCTGGGCGCCTGGGCTGGTGGTTTTTCGCCTTCTGAAGCCTTTAAGCTGGGGATTGGGATGATGCCTCAGGGAGAAGTGGCTTTAATCCTGGCCTCTTTAGGGCTTACAGCGGGCTATATGGAGCCCAACAACTTCGTGGCAGTTATCGGCGTGATCCTGACCACGGTCCTCCTGACGCCCATTCTGCTCCGGATAGCTTTTGAACCGCCGGCCTTTTTAAAGGAGGCTTTCAGAAAGCGAAAAATAGAAGAACAACCTGCTTCGGAGGGATAATTTATGCCTAAATGTGTTGTCCTTATCATGACCAAGCTTGACAGGCTTTACGATGTTATCCGGGCTTGGGAAAACCTTGGGATACCAAGCCTCACCATGGTGAATACAATGGGGATGGCTTCTCTTAAGACCTGGGTTGGAAGAGAAGATGTCCCCCTTATCCCTTCCATCCGTTCAATTTTAGAGTGTGAAGAGCTGACCTTTTCCCATCGGACTATCTTTTCAGTGGTTCCAGACGATTTTGATGTGGAGAAATTGATAGAGGAGACGGAAAAAATTACAGGTTCGCTTGACGAACCTGAAACAGGCTTCTTCTTCGTGTTTCCGGTTCTGATGGCGCGGGGACTGAAGAAAAAGAGCTGAAAAGTTTTCCCTCAGGCCCGCTTTTCCCAAAAGGCGAAGAATTAAAACTTAGCCTGGTTTGCTTTTTCGAGCTCTTCTGGTATAATTAATAAAAACACAAAAGCGATGATGGAGACGAGTAGGCAGGAGGTACCGCTCAGAGAGCCCGGGGAAGGTGGAAGCCGGGTGTGGGAGGCCTGCTGAAAATCCCTCCGGAGCTGCCAGCCGAAAGCCAGGAACAAACCTGGTCAGTAGACCTGGCCGGATTCGCCGCCCGTTATAAGCGGCGGGGGTATGAAGGTACCCCTCAGGAGCGGGCTATCCTTAGCCAATAAGGGTGGTACCGCGGGAGTGAGAAGCTCCCGTCCCTTAAGACGGGAGCTTTTCGTTTATCAGGACCTAAGAGGAGGAAGCTTGACTTTCAAAATAGAACCGGATTGGGAAGGAGAAGCTCATTACACCATAATCTTTGACGGAGGGAGCGAGGGAAATCCTGGCCCCGGTTACGGAAGCTATGCCATAATCACTAAAACAGGCCGGAAAAGGTTTTATCGTCTCACTTTCGGGGAAATGTCCTCCAACGAGGCAGAATACAGAGCCTTAGCTTCCGCACTGTCTGAACTGATAAGCATTATAGAGGGAGCTGGCAGAAGTCCTGAGGAATTCACACTGGAAGTGCAGGGCGACAGTGCTCTGGTCATAAATCAGGTCTTGGGGTTGTGGAAAGCGCGGGAGCAAAACCTAAAAGAGCTCCGGGATGAAGTCCGCAGGCTCCTCGGCCGCTTTAAGGCCTGGAGGCTCGTCAAAGTTCCAAGAACCCAGGTCAAGAAAAAGTTAGGACATTAAATCCAAAAGGGAGGTGGGTATGGCTTTTAAAGAAGTATCCCCAAAAGTCAATCTTCCCCAGATGGAAGAAGAAGTGCTGCGCTTTTGGAAGGAGCATGGAATCTTTGAAAAAAGCCTTGAAAAACGCAAGGATGCCCCCCGCTACGTATTCTACGAAGGACCACCTACCGCCAATGGCCTTCCAGGAGTCCACCACGTCCTGGCCAGAGTGTTCAAGGATCTGTTCCCCCGCTATAAAACCATGAAAGGATATTACTGCTTGAGGAAAGGAGGATGGGATACCCATGGCCTTCCTGTGGAGCTGGAAATTGAAAAAGAGCTCGGCTTCACATCCAAGAGCCAAATAGAAGAGTTCGGCATTGCCGAATTCAACCGCCTCTGTAAGGAAAGCGTGTTCCGCTATGTGAAAGAGTGGGAAGAGCTCACTGACCGCATCGGCTTCTGGATTGACATGAAAAACGCCTACATAACCTTGAGCAACGAATTCATAGAATCGGTCTGGTGGATTTTGAAACAATTCTGGGACAAAGGCCTCATTTACAAAGGTTATAAATCCGTGCCCTATTGCCCCCGCTGCGGGACACCCCTTTCCGACCATGAGGTGGCTCTGGGCTACAAAGAGGTAGAAGATCCATCTATCTACGTGCTCTTCCCCCTCAGAGATGAGCCGGGCACTTATTTTCTGGCCTGGACCACAACCCCCTGGACCCTTCCGGGCAACGCCGCTCTGGCCATTCATCCGGAAGTAGAATATGTTGCAGTGGAACAAGTTAGGGACGGGAAAACCGAGCGTTATATCCTGGCCAAACCCCTTGTGGGAGATGTAATCCGTGGTGAATACCGTGTTGTCCGGACATTCCATCCCCAGGAGCTGGCCAGAAAATACTATATCCCCCTTTACTCCTTCCTACCCCTGGATAAAGATGCCCATTACGTGCTCCTGGCTGATTTTGTCAACATTGAAGAGGGAACTGGCATAGTCCATATCGCCCCCGCTTTCGGCGCCGAAGACCTGGAAGTGGGCCAGAAGTACGACCTGCCTATAATTCAAACCGTAGATCCTGACGGTCGGATGGTTGAAGCCGTTACTCCCTGGAAAGGCCTTTTCGTGAAAGAGGCAGACCCCCTCATCATTAAGGACCTGGAGGAAAGAGGGCTCCTTTACCGCCGGGAACTTTACACTCACACTTACCCCTTCTGCTGGCGGTGCGGGACACCTCTGCTTTACTATGCTCACCCCACCTGGTTCATCCAGACTACCCGCTACCGTGACCTTATGGTTTCCCTTAACAAGAAGATAAACTGGGTGCCAGAGCACATAAGGGACGGTCGGTTTGGCAACTGGCTTGAGAACAACATTGACTGGGCTTTGAGCCGGAACCGCTACTGGGGAACACCTCTGCCCATTTGGGTTTGCGAAGGTTGCGAGGATATGACCTTTATCGGAAGCTACAAAGAACTTAGGGATAGAGTGGAAAGTTCCGGCTACACCTGGCCTGACCCTTGGGATCCCCACAGACCTTATGTGGACCAGGTGGTTTTCCATTGTGAAAGGTGCGGTGGTCTGAAGCGCCGCGTCCCCGAAGTAATTGACTGCTGGTTTGATTCGGGAGCTATGCCTGTGGCTCAATGGCATTATCCCTTTGAGAACCAAGAAATCTTTGAGGATCAGTTTCCGGCCGATTACATCTGCGAAGCTGTGGATCAGACCCGAGGCTGGTTCTACAGCCTCCATGCTATCTCCACCATGCTCTTTGAAAACCTTTGCTTCAAAAACGTAATCTGCCTGGG from the Anaerolineae bacterium genome contains:
- a CDS encoding serine/threonine-protein kinase — protein: MERDLKTKGVQPPETRPYSTLEPGTLLQGRYEILEVLGVGGMGAVYKARDRRFEGVERICAVKEIFSELSPSVHQESVASFNREAQILVSLNHPAIPKVYDYFTEGQRSYLVMEFVEGKDLETILQETPSFIPLDTVVDWALQLCDVLHYLHNHKPNPIVFRDLKPSNIMLTHQGRIMLVDFGIARVFQKGLRGTMVGTEGYAPPEQYRGVVDPRSDIYSLGATLHHLLTRVDPRTEPPFSFHERPIRAINPLVPPALEAVIMKALEYEMDKRFSSAEEMKAAIIKALGGRKPLTVPIFQKEEVQEVKPLWVFQCEDEVRSSPAVAAGAVYIGSYDYNLYALDATTGKMLWKYPTKGGVVSTPFLWRRMVFFGSEDGNLYALDLSSGRTLWVFSTAGKVRSSPKVYGELVFFGSDDGNFYAVEATSGRLKWFFTTGAAIRSSPALFQDRIIFGSDDGFIYALKVADGYPIWRHYCGRRVVSSPVVSENLFFIGGFDFYVYAFNALSGWVVWRYKTRKPVVSTPAVVENTVYIGSADGHLYAFRAEDGKLLWKYATGDQVVSSPKVEEERVYFGSVDGFVYCLSASKGELLWRFLTGGPVVSSAALAGGVVYIGSCDGKLYALPSIPSQGV
- a CDS encoding VWA domain-containing protein gives rise to the protein MAERFRPDYYQTLEVSPFASQEEIERAYRRLVKEYHPDVLKAFKTAFLFRQLQEAYEVLRDPERRKVYDEWLKSQGLYPERIFWVEVLLSHRALPPLSEAQAWYVLFTLHAESNHVVPPKPINLCLLIDTSTSMKGPKLESAVKAAELVLRNLKKEDTLAVVSFNDRATVVLPASHQYDPRKALSLLKKMKAEGGTEMSYGISAGLSELSRAGKTKENINHMILLTDGNTYGDEEECIRLAREAKARGISITTIGLGTAWNEELLETIAQASGGMSLYIPGPKELPRAFQERVEALARALSSFFGKIETSHVSLKGLFRLDPQTSRVTVDDSPFFLGPFSGSIRLLAELVVPPLPVGEHSVLRWEFTDVKGEFSARGEIFLAILEGTGEQAIPHEILTAAGQVAIFKLREKAWQEIKTGKTAKASGSLLLLARRLESIGEKELALLARKEAQMLPEVGGLSPEGRKRLYYGTRLLALKPPEEK
- a CDS encoding FHA domain-containing protein; the encoded protein is MIRCPACGAENLPNTLFCEECGEPLMHGGKLSVRIVSLTEGWEVKLPIESEIIIGRADPSAGFRPHLDLSDRGGLEKGVSRRHLRLFRQGKRVYAEDLGSYNGSFINNSRLLPFAPQVIASGDELRLGGEILKIYLEEG
- a CDS encoding FHA domain-containing protein, whose amino-acid sequence is MVPGVRGLASSNMSEDYEPPAHWEGPILILTEGPERGKRWELKQEVITIGRHESCDIPLFDRRVSRFHARITRQGKDFVLEDLGSKNGTFVNGIPLSAPHTLRDGDEIAIAFAFKLLFVDAGATAPVTIESEPLLRLDKVSRKVWVKGKELTPPLSPLQFRLLELLYDASGRVVTREEIAQTLWPEARGGITDQAIDAVVHRLRERLASLDPDTKFIETVRGHGFRLSIP
- a CDS encoding serine/threonine protein kinase, giving the protein MLELAKPLTPGTILRSRYKILELIGRGGMGSVYRAEDLLLRGRFCAIKEIIPHLAQDPKAIEELKGQFYQEASVLARLDHPNLPKVSDYFTEGDREYLVMDFVPGKDLKTIVNEARAAGKFLDEEIVLKWAEQLCSALEYLHNQSPPILHRDIKPSNIKLTPAGTVKLVDFGLVKLLYSDEERTITVLEGRGTLPYTPLEQYAGESGTTDTRSDIYSLGATLYHLLTGQPPPDAKMRFLKPGSLIPPRKINPAVSPHVEKAILWAMELHPDNRPPDVRTFASALLGPYKGEPGEKEEKWADALIANWPFILLALLLTLVALFLSLSF
- a CDS encoding MFS transporter — its product is MVEALSLFKNISFARLLAAQFLSLSAVYALNLNTVVLVELETRSSLQTGVVILTITVPGTIASLVAGPLVDRFNRRVTLVLAHLFKGTVAGLFFLALRFLKGFPLLLSAYLVNVFLSVLNQFISPAEAALLPALVRRRDLIRANSVFQISSVVAQGTGALLLGPVLIKFLGLQNVPLVALVFSVIAAINAFLLPKGAHDPVTAAKMNFWEELKYGWEWIAKDRLTRTAVFQLSLTTLIMLSISTLLPGFIYRTMGWDASRFPLVVIPVGIGFVVGLLLLNRCSRFLVHEDWICYGLLGLGASISAMALFGGKLPGFLSLSAMACGAGMALIFVPAKTLLQERPPANLRGRVFSTQYLVVNISSIGIMLFSGSMADFLGIRTVMFMLGLAALGGGMIRRRGSKKEPPESEAKPEG
- a CDS encoding cation:proton antiporter translates to MENHGILSPKRGDEDEMEHLAAFLFLLVLFLFAAKAMSWLFIRLHLPAILGELLAGIILGPSLLNVLHQPFFSHEEFFPIIMALAELGVILLMGIAGIEIELEEFLKTRKVALLAGALGFFLTMTTGTVIAYLFRQPFIPSLYLGLTLSVTSVGISAQTLLELKRLNTREGMGLLGAAVVDDILALLGLAVFTSLIVQAGNNFSVVFSLARALLYIVVAFFLARWLIPAISRWVQRQPLGESIASLAFVTFFLFSGIAEEWGGLAAITGAFIAGLGFGASPIRHSVVEKLRPIAYGFLTPLFFISIGLRADARGFSPQIAALYLSLALGVMLSKILGCGLGAWAGGFSPSEAFKLGIGMMPQGEVALILASLGLTAGYMEPNNFVAVIGVILTTVLLTPILLRIAFEPPAFLKEAFRKRKIEEQPASEG
- a CDS encoding ribonuclease HI family protein, producing MTFKIEPDWEGEAHYTIIFDGGSEGNPGPGYGSYAIITKTGRKRFYRLTFGEMSSNEAEYRALASALSELISIIEGAGRSPEEFTLEVQGDSALVINQVLGLWKAREQNLKELRDEVRRLLGRFKAWRLVKVPRTQVKKKLGH
- the ileS gene encoding isoleucine--tRNA ligase, producing MAFKEVSPKVNLPQMEEEVLRFWKEHGIFEKSLEKRKDAPRYVFYEGPPTANGLPGVHHVLARVFKDLFPRYKTMKGYYCLRKGGWDTHGLPVELEIEKELGFTSKSQIEEFGIAEFNRLCKESVFRYVKEWEELTDRIGFWIDMKNAYITLSNEFIESVWWILKQFWDKGLIYKGYKSVPYCPRCGTPLSDHEVALGYKEVEDPSIYVLFPLRDEPGTYFLAWTTTPWTLPGNAALAIHPEVEYVAVEQVRDGKTERYILAKPLVGDVIRGEYRVVRTFHPQELARKYYIPLYSFLPLDKDAHYVLLADFVNIEEGTGIVHIAPAFGAEDLEVGQKYDLPIIQTVDPDGRMVEAVTPWKGLFVKEADPLIIKDLEERGLLYRRELYTHTYPFCWRCGTPLLYYAHPTWFIQTTRYRDLMVSLNKKINWVPEHIRDGRFGNWLENNIDWALSRNRYWGTPLPIWVCEGCEDMTFIGSYKELRDRVESSGYTWPDPWDPHRPYVDQVVFHCERCGGLKRRVPEVIDCWFDSGAMPVAQWHYPFENQEIFEDQFPADYICEAVDQTRGWFYSLHAISTMLFENLCFKNVICLGLILDEKGEKMSKSKGNVVDPWSVINQYGADAVRWYLFTAAPPGQERRFSQALVGEVVSKFMLTLWNSYAFFVTYANIDGFNPRENYVPPAERASLDRWILSELNLLVKNTTEAMERYDVPGAARPIEDFVDNLSNWYIRRSRRRFWKSEADQDKLSAYHTLYETLVTLSKLLAPFTPFIAEEIYRNLVLNVDPSAPESVHLCDYPVADESLIEQDLMVDTRLAMRLASLGLAARNKARIKVRQPLEKVLIKVRSEEEKARVLRIADQLQDELNVKEVELIDDETTVTSYRLDTVPELLGKKLGSLYPRVREHLQTITDPQVARRLLAGLPVEIELPEGSFTLSPEEVTVELVDKEGYASAFEAGYLVAVTTTITPQLRREGLARELVRRIQNMRKEADFRIEDRIYTFYQAGPELREVLILFADYIKRETLSLELIEGAPEEGAYTSTFELEVDKGLKEKITLGVKQVR